From a region of the Chitinophaga caseinilytica genome:
- a CDS encoding altronate dehydratase family protein: MRQQILQIHPADNVIVALQDVPKGTPAGGVTALRDVPAKHKLTTTFIPQNGDVIMYGVLVGQAKEDLPPGELISTANVRHASGNFGVRAERKTDWQAPDVSTWKDRSFLGYHRSDGRVGTGNYWIILPLVFCENRNVQLLHETLTKGLGYQKGNPYESLLQEMLHGGKHTSQAESASSRPFPQVTGIKLLTHTMGCGCTKDDARTLCGILAGYVTHPNVAGATVLSLGCQNAQVAMLREEIEKRSPGYDRPLVILEQQQEGTEKLLIEQAMRQTFDGLAKANAQERKPAPLSKLIVGMECGGSDGFSGISANPAVGKVADRIVALGGSVILSEFPELCGVEQELSDRCVNTGLAEKYTGLMKTYAARAEAVGSGFDSNPSAGNIRDGLITDAIKSAGAARKGGSSPVTDVIDYPGWVQRPGLALLCTPGSDVESTTAEVGAGANVVLFTTGLGTPTGNPVTPVLKLSTNSRLAAKMPDIIDLDTGPIINGDETLEQAADRIMELLISSASGHYTAKAQLLEQDDFIPWKRGVSL; this comes from the coding sequence ATGCGTCAGCAAATACTTCAGATCCACCCGGCAGACAATGTGATCGTGGCCCTGCAGGACGTTCCGAAAGGCACCCCGGCCGGCGGCGTCACCGCGCTCCGCGACGTACCTGCCAAACACAAACTTACCACTACCTTCATCCCCCAAAACGGCGACGTGATCATGTACGGCGTGCTCGTGGGGCAGGCGAAGGAAGACCTCCCGCCCGGGGAACTCATTTCCACCGCCAACGTCCGCCACGCATCAGGAAATTTCGGCGTGCGGGCAGAACGGAAAACGGACTGGCAGGCACCCGATGTGAGCACCTGGAAAGACCGCAGTTTTCTGGGGTACCACCGGTCAGACGGCCGCGTGGGCACCGGCAATTACTGGATCATCCTGCCGCTGGTGTTCTGCGAAAACCGGAACGTGCAATTGCTCCACGAAACGCTCACGAAAGGCCTGGGCTATCAAAAAGGCAATCCGTACGAATCCCTCCTGCAGGAAATGCTTCACGGCGGCAAACATACTTCACAAGCCGAATCGGCCTCCAGCCGCCCATTCCCGCAGGTCACCGGCATCAAACTGCTGACCCACACCATGGGCTGCGGCTGCACCAAAGACGATGCCCGCACGCTTTGCGGCATCCTCGCCGGGTACGTGACGCATCCCAACGTTGCCGGCGCTACCGTGCTCAGCCTCGGTTGCCAGAACGCGCAGGTGGCGATGTTGCGGGAAGAGATCGAAAAGCGGTCGCCGGGGTACGACAGGCCCCTCGTGATCCTCGAGCAGCAGCAGGAAGGCACGGAAAAACTGCTGATAGAGCAGGCGATGCGGCAAACGTTCGACGGACTGGCGAAAGCCAATGCGCAGGAACGCAAACCCGCGCCGCTGAGCAAACTGATCGTAGGCATGGAATGCGGCGGCAGCGACGGGTTTTCCGGCATTTCCGCCAACCCTGCGGTGGGTAAAGTGGCAGACAGGATCGTGGCGTTGGGGGGATCGGTGATCTTGTCCGAATTCCCGGAGCTTTGCGGTGTTGAACAGGAATTGAGCGACAGATGTGTGAATACAGGGCTCGCCGAAAAATACACCGGGCTGATGAAAACGTATGCCGCCCGCGCGGAGGCCGTGGGCTCGGGATTCGACTCCAATCCATCCGCAGGCAACATCCGCGACGGCCTCATCACCGACGCCATCAAATCGGCCGGCGCCGCGCGGAAAGGAGGCTCCTCTCCCGTTACCGATGTGATCGATTATCCCGGATGGGTGCAGCGGCCCGGACTGGCCCTCCTGTGCACGCCCGGCAGCGACGTGGAATCGACGACGGCGGAAGTAGGCGCCGGCGCGAACGTGGTATTGTTCACCACCGGCCTCGGCACGCCAACCGGCAACCCCGTGACGCCCGTGTTGAAGCTTTCCACCAATTCGCGGCTCGCCGCCAAAATGCCCGACATCATCGACCTGGACACGGGGCCGATCATCAATGGCGACGAAACCCTCGAGCAGGCGGCCGACCGCATCATGGAACTGCTCATTTCCTCCGCCAGCGGGCATTACACCGCCAAGGCGCAATTGCTGGAACAGGACGATTTCATCCCCTGGAAACGGGGCGTCTCGCTCTGA
- a CDS encoding SDR family oxidoreductase — protein MDLGLQDKVIIVTGGAKGIGAAISAVLAQEGAIPVIVGRSEADNLQHLSNIQAAGGKGWQTAAELTDPEACKRAVEAVVKQFERIDGLVNNAGINDGVGLASGSYEAFMRSIHRNLVHYYLMAHHALPMLKESHGAIVNISSKTAETGQGNTSAYAAANGGRNALTREWAVELLPWSIRVNAIIVAESWTPLYENWINTFGDKEAKLASIVSRIPLENRMTTPEEIAQMTAFLLSGKSSHTTGQLLHVDGGYVHLDRALQSLQP, from the coding sequence ATGGACCTTGGCTTACAGGACAAAGTAATTATCGTGACCGGCGGTGCCAAAGGCATCGGCGCGGCCATTTCGGCGGTACTGGCGCAGGAAGGCGCCATTCCCGTTATCGTCGGCAGAAGCGAAGCCGACAATCTGCAACATCTTTCCAACATCCAGGCTGCCGGTGGAAAAGGCTGGCAAACCGCTGCCGAGCTCACCGACCCCGAAGCCTGCAAACGCGCCGTTGAGGCGGTAGTAAAGCAATTCGAGCGGATAGACGGGCTCGTCAACAATGCGGGCATCAATGATGGCGTGGGGCTCGCGTCCGGATCGTACGAAGCCTTCATGCGATCGATCCACCGCAACCTCGTGCATTATTACCTGATGGCGCATCATGCGCTGCCCATGCTCAAGGAAAGCCACGGCGCCATCGTCAACATCAGTTCCAAAACGGCGGAAACCGGCCAGGGCAATACGTCTGCTTATGCAGCGGCGAATGGCGGCAGAAACGCACTCACCCGCGAATGGGCGGTGGAATTGCTCCCCTGGAGCATCCGCGTCAACGCGATCATCGTCGCGGAATCGTGGACGCCGCTGTACGAAAACTGGATCAATACTTTCGGGGACAAAGAAGCAAAACTCGCCTCCATCGTGTCCCGCATCCCGCTGGAAAACAGGATGACGACGCCGGAGGAAATCGCGCAGATGACGGCGTTCCTGCTGTCAGGAAAATCCAGTCACACCACGGGCCAGCTCCTCCATGTAGACGGCGGCTACGTTCATCTCGACCGTGCATTACAATCCCTTCAACCTTAA
- a CDS encoding aldehyde dehydrogenase (NADP(+)), with product MHTIGSQMIGNRQTAEGTQTFRAWNPAEQQWLPQPFHEATPAEVDQAVALAAKAFPAYKKTTATARAAFLRAIASGIEALGETLLQTASAESGLPLARLNGERDRTANQLRLFAKTIEEGSWVHARIDRGAPDIRQMQIPLGPVAVFGASNFPLAFSVAGGDTAAALAAGCPVVCKAHPAHPHTSHLVAKTILEAAKETGMPEGVFSLVHGATVETGQHLARHPQLRAIAFTGSFGGGKALFETAAQRPVPIPVYAEMGSVNPIFLLPDMLAENAATFAAQYLQSLTMGVGQFCTNPGVIVAVGDGNELIKALEAGIAQLAAGVMLTPGILNAYQSGLQRLADLGALPVCKGADVAGKAAPVMMRTSLNKVLKTPGMLHEVFGPAGLLVLCDDAAGLSVFAEALEGQLTASIHGTPADLDRHAPLADILREKAGRLLVNGFPTGVAVNHAMVHGGPWPAATPGAGTSVGTASIYRFTRPVCFQDFPGHMLPEELRNENPRNIWRMVNGDWQRAAIS from the coding sequence ATGCATACAATCGGATCACAGATGATCGGGAACCGCCAGACTGCGGAAGGCACACAAACCTTCCGCGCCTGGAACCCCGCCGAACAGCAATGGCTCCCGCAGCCATTCCATGAAGCAACGCCCGCGGAAGTGGACCAGGCCGTAGCCCTCGCGGCCAAAGCGTTCCCGGCATACAAGAAAACCACGGCCACGGCGCGCGCCGCATTCCTCCGCGCCATCGCATCGGGGATCGAAGCCCTCGGCGAAACGCTCCTCCAGACCGCTTCGGCAGAAAGCGGCCTGCCCCTGGCAAGGCTCAACGGCGAGCGCGACCGGACGGCCAACCAGCTCCGGCTTTTCGCGAAAACCATCGAAGAAGGCTCCTGGGTACATGCGCGGATCGACCGCGGCGCGCCAGACATCCGGCAGATGCAAATCCCGCTGGGACCGGTAGCCGTTTTCGGCGCGAGCAATTTTCCCCTCGCCTTTTCGGTGGCCGGCGGCGATACTGCGGCCGCCCTTGCGGCCGGGTGCCCTGTGGTCTGCAAAGCCCATCCCGCCCATCCGCATACTTCGCACCTCGTCGCAAAAACCATCCTCGAAGCTGCCAAAGAAACCGGTATGCCGGAAGGGGTTTTCAGTCTTGTTCACGGCGCCACTGTTGAAACAGGACAACACCTGGCCCGCCATCCGCAATTGCGCGCCATCGCTTTCACCGGATCGTTCGGGGGCGGGAAGGCGCTTTTCGAAACGGCCGCGCAACGGCCTGTGCCCATCCCCGTTTATGCAGAAATGGGCAGCGTTAACCCAATTTTCCTCCTCCCGGATATGCTGGCCGAAAACGCCGCTACCTTCGCTGCGCAATATTTGCAATCGCTCACCATGGGCGTAGGGCAATTCTGTACCAATCCCGGTGTGATCGTAGCCGTCGGCGATGGGAACGAATTGATCAAAGCCCTCGAAGCCGGCATCGCCCAGCTGGCGGCGGGCGTTATGCTCACCCCGGGGATCCTGAACGCCTACCAGTCTGGCCTGCAACGCCTCGCCGACCTGGGCGCGCTGCCGGTTTGCAAAGGCGCCGATGTTGCCGGCAAAGCCGCGCCGGTGATGATGCGTACGTCATTGAACAAAGTATTGAAAACACCCGGCATGTTGCATGAAGTTTTCGGTCCGGCGGGACTGCTCGTGCTTTGCGACGATGCCGCCGGTCTTTCCGTTTTCGCCGAAGCCCTGGAAGGGCAGCTCACTGCGTCCATCCACGGTACACCGGCCGATCTCGATCGCCATGCGCCACTGGCAGACATCCTCCGCGAAAAAGCGGGGCGCCTGCTCGTGAACGGCTTCCCGACAGGCGTGGCCGTGAACCACGCCATGGTGCACGGGGGGCCATGGCCCGCAGCTACGCCCGGCGCCGGCACTTCCGTTGGCACGGCATCGATCTACCGGTTCACGCGGCCGGTGTGTTTCCAGGATTTTCCGGGGCATATGTTGCCGGAAGAGCTACGCAACGAAAACCCGCGGAACATCTGGCGGATGGTGAACGGCGACTGGCAGCGCGCAGCCATTTCCTGA
- a CDS encoding glycoside hydrolase family 172 protein yields MKTLLLLSFCACLALVSAAQQPFNGLDMNLGNLHRLSDAKTRSISPENFTGEPGKGGMATLEQGNARGAARDLGQGWKVNPYVHIEPGQTFTLAEINASGAIQHIWMTPTGNWRYSILRFYWDDETTPSVEVPVGDFFGMGWGEFAQLTSLPVTVNPGSAFNCYWPMPFRKKCKITMENINTERMTLYYQVDYTLTQVPDDAAYFHAQFRRNNPVKNAEFTLIDGIKGKGHYVGTYMAWGVNNNGWWGEGEIKFFMDGDGKFPTICGTGTEDYFCGSYNFDNKGKYQEFTTPYAGLHQVIRPDGLYKSQQRFGLYRWHIMDPIRFDKELKITIQDLGWRSGGRYLPQQSDISSVVFWYQREPHAPFPKLQPKDQLEVN; encoded by the coding sequence ATGAAAACACTGCTCCTTCTCTCCTTTTGCGCCTGCCTGGCCCTCGTGTCGGCAGCGCAGCAGCCTTTTAACGGGCTCGACATGAACCTGGGCAACCTCCACCGTTTATCCGACGCCAAAACCCGCTCCATTTCCCCGGAAAACTTTACCGGCGAGCCCGGCAAGGGCGGCATGGCCACCCTCGAACAGGGCAACGCACGCGGCGCCGCGCGCGATCTCGGACAGGGATGGAAAGTGAATCCCTACGTGCACATCGAGCCCGGACAAACGTTTACCCTCGCGGAAATCAACGCGTCCGGCGCCATTCAGCATATCTGGATGACGCCCACCGGCAACTGGCGCTATTCCATACTCCGCTTCTATTGGGACGATGAAACCACGCCCAGCGTAGAAGTGCCCGTCGGCGATTTCTTCGGGATGGGATGGGGAGAATTCGCACAACTGACATCCCTGCCCGTAACCGTCAATCCCGGCAGCGCATTCAACTGCTACTGGCCCATGCCCTTCCGGAAGAAGTGTAAGATCACCATGGAAAACATCAATACGGAAAGGATGACGCTCTACTACCAGGTCGACTACACGCTCACGCAGGTGCCCGACGACGCGGCATATTTCCACGCGCAGTTCCGCCGAAACAACCCCGTCAAAAACGCGGAATTCACGCTGATCGACGGCATAAAGGGAAAGGGGCATTATGTGGGCACCTACATGGCCTGGGGCGTGAATAACAACGGCTGGTGGGGAGAAGGCGAGATCAAGTTTTTCATGGACGGCGACGGCAAATTCCCCACGATCTGCGGCACCGGGACGGAAGATTATTTCTGCGGCTCCTACAATTTCGACAACAAGGGGAAATACCAGGAATTCACTACACCGTATGCGGGCTTGCACCAGGTGATCCGGCCGGACGGGCTCTACAAGTCGCAGCAGCGGTTCGGATTGTACCGCTGGCATATCATGGACCCCATCCGCTTCGACAAGGAACTGAAAATCACCATCCAGGACCTGGGCTGGCGGAGCGGTGGCCGGTATTTGCCGCAGCAGTCAGACATCAGCTCGGTCGTGTTCTGGTACCAGCGCGAGCCGCATGCGCCGTTCCCGAAGCTGCAACCGAAAGACCAGCTGGAAGTGAATTGA
- a CDS encoding LacI family DNA-binding transcriptional regulator: MKKRVSLKDIAQEAGVSTALVSYVLTNKEEKARVGREMANKIRKIARKLNYQPNYLARSLKSGRTDTIGLIVADISNPFFGQIARIVEDEAKRHNITVIFGSSDENAEKSADLINVLLNRQVDGLIVIPSEGSEQQILQLSERHFPFVLMDRPFPSIAASSISINNFGASYNAVEHLLRTGRKRIGMIAYQTSLHHIAERRRGFEVALANAGLKTEKRLKLARYSHLREDIRKAIDQLTGGKHPADALFFATNSLAIEGLRYISELGIRVPEQLAVVSFDESEAFDLFHAPVTFIRQPIREMGKAAVQLLLSQIADSERPPEDIRIDAELVVRRSSAAN; the protein is encoded by the coding sequence ATGAAGAAGAGAGTCTCCCTGAAAGACATCGCACAGGAAGCCGGGGTATCCACGGCGCTGGTATCCTATGTGTTGACGAATAAAGAGGAGAAGGCCCGGGTGGGGCGGGAAATGGCGAACAAGATCAGGAAGATCGCGCGGAAGCTCAATTACCAGCCCAACTACCTCGCCCGCAGCCTGAAAAGCGGGCGGACAGACACCATCGGCCTCATCGTGGCAGACATCTCCAACCCTTTCTTCGGACAGATCGCCCGGATCGTGGAAGACGAAGCCAAACGGCACAACATCACCGTCATCTTCGGCAGCTCCGACGAAAACGCGGAAAAATCCGCCGACCTTATTAATGTATTGCTGAACCGGCAGGTAGACGGGCTGATCGTTATCCCCTCGGAAGGTTCCGAACAGCAGATCCTCCAGCTCAGCGAGCGCCACTTCCCGTTCGTGCTCATGGACCGGCCGTTCCCTTCCATCGCCGCCAGCAGCATCAGCATCAACAACTTCGGCGCTTCGTACAATGCGGTGGAGCACCTGTTGCGCACCGGCCGCAAACGCATCGGTATGATCGCGTACCAAACCAGCCTTCACCACATCGCCGAACGCCGCAGGGGTTTCGAAGTAGCCCTTGCCAACGCCGGACTGAAAACGGAAAAGCGCCTCAAACTGGCGCGGTACAGCCACCTGCGCGAAGATATCCGCAAAGCGATCGACCAGCTGACCGGCGGCAAACATCCGGCCGACGCACTGTTTTTCGCCACGAACAGTCTTGCAATCGAAGGGCTGCGGTATATCAGCGAACTGGGCATCCGCGTGCCGGAGCAACTGGCGGTAGTAAGCTTCGATGAAAGCGAGGCGTTCGACCTGTTCCACGCGCCCGTCACCTTCATCCGCCAACCTATCCGGGAAATGGGCAAAGCCGCGGTGCAACTGCTGCTCAGCCAGATCGCCGATAGTGAACGGCCGCCGGAAGACATCCGGATAGATGCGGAACTGGTAGTGCGCCGTTCCAGCGCAGCCAATTGA
- a CDS encoding AraC family transcriptional regulator, translated as MKPVFTKIQEEAHMGVFAMRVIDLPYFSTEFHFHKECQLVYVVESEGRRIIGDSVENFDSDELILLGPDIPHVWHNDSRYFDRNNYQHARSVALFIEPDKLLASMTHFGLGRQTELLLKKSRRGMKFSGQAKRTLKSLLLEMTEQPPFAQLISFMRVLDVLTRTREFELLASQGYVNTYQAKDNDRIDTVFKFVFENFKSEIQLDEVSRLVNMNKQAFCRYFKSRTQKTFVSFVNEVRIGHACKLLAEGELAISGLAYECGFNSLSNFNRFFREIKGMTPREYVRSLPD; from the coding sequence ATGAAGCCGGTTTTCACCAAAATACAGGAAGAGGCCCACATGGGCGTGTTTGCGATGCGGGTGATCGACCTGCCGTATTTCTCGACGGAGTTTCATTTCCATAAGGAATGCCAGCTCGTGTACGTGGTGGAAAGCGAAGGACGGCGCATCATCGGCGACAGTGTGGAGAATTTCGACAGCGATGAGCTGATTCTGCTGGGGCCGGACATTCCGCATGTCTGGCATAACGACAGCCGGTATTTCGACCGGAATAATTACCAGCACGCCCGGTCCGTGGCGCTTTTCATCGAGCCAGACAAGCTCCTGGCCTCCATGACGCATTTCGGGCTGGGGCGGCAAACGGAATTGCTGCTGAAGAAATCGAGGCGGGGGATGAAATTTTCGGGACAGGCGAAACGGACGTTAAAATCGTTATTGCTCGAGATGACGGAGCAGCCGCCCTTCGCGCAGCTCATTTCCTTCATGCGCGTGCTCGACGTGCTCACCCGTACGCGGGAATTCGAACTGCTGGCCAGCCAGGGCTATGTGAATACTTACCAGGCGAAAGACAATGACCGGATCGATACGGTGTTCAAGTTTGTGTTCGAAAATTTCAAGAGCGAGATCCAGCTAGACGAGGTGTCGCGCCTCGTGAACATGAACAAGCAGGCGTTTTGCCGGTATTTCAAAAGCCGGACGCAGAAAACGTTCGTGTCGTTCGTCAATGAAGTGCGGATAGGGCATGCCTGCAAGCTGCTGGCGGAAGGCGAGCTTGCCATTTCGGGACTGGCGTATGAATGCGGGTTCAACAGCCTGTCTAACTTTAACCGCTTTTTCCGGGAAATAAAAGGCATGACCCCGCGGGAATACGTGCGCTCGCTGCCGGATTGA
- a CDS encoding SDR family oxidoreductase, translating into MPGLIMERMKDMLKDKVVLLTGGADGIGWECALAYASAGAKVCIADLNAAGRDKLAKLPGEGHSFLLCDVTSDTAVGQLFAEIGKVYGKLDAVHNNAGIAQPARPLHDTEDAEWEALMRVNLKSIYLTTRHGIALLRASNGCILHTSSLVGSIGQENHAAYVATKGAVNALTKAMALDYAADGIRVNAVAPAAIRTPMLEAWSAEQPQPEIMQRYLDRLQPLGAMPAGDVIADACVFLLSDAARFITGCILPVTGGAELGYRAMI; encoded by the coding sequence ATGCCTGGATTAATAATGGAAAGAATGAAAGACATGCTGAAGGATAAGGTAGTCCTGCTCACGGGCGGGGCAGACGGTATCGGTTGGGAATGCGCATTGGCCTACGCTTCCGCAGGTGCAAAGGTCTGCATCGCAGACCTGAATGCCGCGGGGCGCGACAAGCTGGCGAAGCTGCCGGGGGAAGGGCATTCCTTCCTGTTGTGCGACGTAACTTCCGACACGGCCGTAGGCCAGTTGTTCGCGGAGATCGGGAAAGTGTACGGTAAGCTGGACGCGGTCCACAATAACGCTGGTATCGCGCAGCCCGCCAGGCCGCTGCACGATACGGAAGATGCAGAATGGGAAGCCCTCATGCGGGTGAACCTCAAAAGCATCTACCTCACCACCCGCCACGGCATCGCCCTGCTGCGCGCATCCAACGGCTGCATCCTGCACACCAGCTCGCTCGTAGGCAGCATCGGGCAGGAGAACCACGCCGCCTACGTTGCCACGAAAGGCGCCGTGAACGCGCTCACCAAAGCGATGGCGCTCGATTATGCGGCAGACGGCATCCGTGTCAACGCCGTGGCGCCCGCCGCCATCCGCACGCCCATGCTCGAAGCCTGGAGCGCCGAACAGCCGCAGCCGGAAATCATGCAACGGTATCTCGACCGCCTTCAGCCGCTGGGCGCCATGCCCGCCGGCGACGTGATCGCCGACGCCTGCGTGTTCCTGCTCAGCGACGCCGCCCGCTTCATCACCGGTTGCATCCTGCCCGTAACGGGCGGCGCGGAACTGGGGTACCGGGCCATGATCTGA
- a CDS encoding enolase C-terminal domain-like protein, whose protein sequence is MIKNIDIADARFALKNGAGSDAVHKDPQYAYAVTHLQNEQGQRGTGLAFTLGEGNDLVCRAARFYAETLRGKDIETLMSNFGSTFHALANEQQFRWLGPHKGVVHLGLASVTNACYDLWAKQRGVPLWKLLIGLSPESIVNTLDLSYLEDVLTREEAIAMLTEASETAAGRMGILEKGYAGYDTSVGWFNYDDEQVRENCKRALDQGFEAMKLKVGSADPKRDIRRANIVRQTVGDSVKVMLDANQQWNLPQAISICNELKQMQPYWVEEPTHPDDVQAHVTLAKAVAPVKLALGEHVPNRVIFKNYLQSGCAGFMQVDAVRVGGVSEFITISLLCKKFGVPVVPHVGDMGQLHQHLVLFNHIAMGHEALFLEHIPHLKEHFLHPVRIENGVYVTPQEPGSSCDLK, encoded by the coding sequence ATGATAAAAAACATCGACATCGCAGACGCCCGGTTTGCGCTGAAAAACGGCGCCGGCAGCGACGCCGTGCACAAAGATCCGCAATACGCCTATGCCGTCACGCACCTGCAGAACGAACAGGGGCAACGCGGCACAGGGCTCGCATTCACGCTCGGAGAAGGCAACGACCTCGTTTGCCGCGCCGCCCGGTTTTACGCCGAAACCCTCCGCGGGAAAGACATCGAAACGCTCATGAGCAACTTCGGCAGCACCTTCCACGCACTGGCCAACGAACAACAGTTCCGCTGGCTGGGGCCGCACAAGGGCGTCGTCCACCTCGGCCTCGCTTCCGTCACCAACGCGTGCTACGACCTCTGGGCCAAACAGCGCGGCGTTCCCCTCTGGAAGCTGCTGATCGGCTTATCGCCCGAAAGCATTGTCAATACGCTCGACCTTTCTTATCTCGAAGATGTGCTCACCCGTGAGGAAGCCATCGCTATGTTGACCGAAGCTTCGGAAACGGCGGCCGGCCGGATGGGGATCCTCGAAAAAGGATATGCCGGGTACGATACTTCCGTAGGTTGGTTCAATTACGACGACGAGCAAGTGCGCGAGAATTGCAAACGCGCGCTGGACCAGGGTTTCGAAGCCATGAAACTGAAAGTGGGCTCCGCCGATCCGAAGCGCGACATCCGCCGGGCCAACATCGTCCGCCAAACCGTCGGCGATTCCGTAAAAGTGATGCTCGACGCCAACCAGCAATGGAACCTCCCGCAGGCCATTTCCATCTGCAACGAACTGAAGCAGATGCAGCCGTATTGGGTAGAAGAGCCGACGCATCCAGACGATGTGCAGGCGCACGTGACGCTGGCGAAAGCCGTAGCCCCGGTGAAACTCGCGCTGGGAGAGCATGTTCCCAACCGCGTGATCTTCAAGAACTACCTGCAATCGGGCTGCGCGGGGTTCATGCAGGTGGATGCCGTGCGGGTAGGAGGGGTGAGCGAATTCATCACCATCAGCCTGCTGTGCAAAAAGTTCGGCGTGCCGGTAGTACCGCACGTGGGCGACATGGGGCAGCTGCATCAGCACCTCGTGTTGTTCAACCACATCGCCATGGGGCATGAAGCACTTTTTCTCGAACATATCCCGCATCTGAAGGAGCATTTCCTCCACCCGGTCCGCATCGAAAACGGCGTGTACGTTACACCGCAGGAACCGGGCAGCAGTTGCGACTTAAAATAA
- a CDS encoding sodium:solute symporter: protein MIGTADIVITIGYILLIVAIGLWTGLRKKSAATEGSGAYFLAGKTLRWPMIGLALFATNISCLHLVSLAQSGFDSGLLNGNFEWMAAFTLILLALFFVPFYIRSGVATLPDFLERRYNRACRDWLAIVSIVSAVIIHIAFSFLAGGIVLETLFGIDMYASIIVIAALTGLYTIVGGLRAVVVTESIQSVVLIAGAVIITVAAWNKMGGWQPMEAVLANQGALDKLSMMRPVGDASGMSWMAVFLGYPILGIWYWCADQTIVQRVLGAKDENHARVGALFCGFIKILPVFIFVLPGLFAWALYQSGGLDLSALKHGNGEVDSKGIYTLMITQLLPSGLIGVLVAALLSGLMSQIAGALNSIATLASFDLYKRFRPETKDADLVKVGRWASAVALLVSIGLLPLLNRYQSLFEGINDVIAHIAPPITCVFLLGIFWKRASARSAQLTLWIGSALGALVYAMNKLYPQGPLGGIPFMMMAFYLFLACVAMQVLFSFLYPVVHTEKSGALYWRSWREPLEGEGWKGFGNYKFLSVLLLLVMGVLYWIFR from the coding sequence ATGATCGGAACCGCAGATATCGTCATAACCATCGGTTATATCCTGCTTATCGTCGCCATCGGGCTGTGGACCGGGCTGCGGAAGAAATCCGCCGCCACGGAAGGCTCGGGCGCGTATTTCCTGGCGGGCAAAACCCTGCGCTGGCCCATGATCGGCCTGGCACTCTTCGCCACGAACATTTCCTGTCTTCACCTCGTGAGCCTCGCCCAGAGCGGGTTCGATTCGGGGCTGCTGAACGGGAATTTCGAATGGATGGCGGCATTCACCCTGATATTGCTCGCCCTGTTCTTCGTGCCGTTTTACATCCGGTCGGGCGTAGCCACGCTGCCCGATTTCCTGGAAAGGCGGTACAACCGCGCTTGCCGCGACTGGCTGGCGATCGTGTCTATCGTATCGGCCGTCATCATTCATATCGCGTTTTCGTTCCTGGCGGGCGGCATTGTGCTGGAAACGCTCTTCGGGATCGATATGTACGCCAGTATCATCGTGATCGCCGCGCTCACGGGGCTTTACACGATCGTGGGCGGCTTGCGGGCCGTGGTGGTGACCGAATCCATTCAAAGCGTAGTGCTCATCGCCGGAGCGGTCATCATTACCGTGGCGGCCTGGAACAAAATGGGCGGCTGGCAGCCGATGGAAGCGGTGCTCGCCAACCAGGGCGCGCTGGACAAACTGAGCATGATGCGCCCGGTGGGCGATGCTTCGGGCATGTCGTGGATGGCGGTGTTCCTCGGGTACCCGATTTTGGGGATATGGTACTGGTGTGCCGACCAAACCATCGTGCAGCGGGTGCTCGGCGCCAAAGACGAGAACCATGCGCGGGTGGGCGCACTGTTCTGCGGATTCATCAAAATCCTGCCGGTATTCATTTTCGTGCTGCCGGGGCTTTTCGCCTGGGCACTGTATCAATCCGGCGGGCTCGACCTGTCGGCCCTGAAACACGGGAACGGCGAGGTAGACTCCAAAGGCATATATACCCTCATGATCACGCAGCTGCTGCCTTCCGGGCTGATCGGCGTGCTGGTGGCGGCGTTGCTGTCGGGCCTCATGAGCCAGATCGCCGGGGCGCTGAATTCCATCGCTACATTGGCCAGCTTCGATCTGTACAAGCGGTTCCGGCCGGAGACGAAAGATGCCGACCTCGTGAAAGTGGGCCGTTGGGCGTCGGCGGTGGCGCTGCTCGTCTCCATCGGGCTGTTGCCTTTGCTGAACCGCTACCAGAGCCTGTTTGAAGGGATCAATGACGTGATCGCACACATCGCGCCGCCCATAACCTGCGTATTTCTGCTGGGGATTTTCTGGAAGCGGGCTTCCGCGCGGTCGGCCCAGCTCACGCTGTGGATCGGGTCTGCGCTCGGTGCGCTGGTGTACGCGATGAACAAATTGTACCCGCAGGGGCCGCTCGGCGGCATTCCTTTCATGATGATGGCATTTTACCTCTTCCTGGCCTGTGTGGCCATGCAGGTACTGTTTTCGTTCCTTTATCCCGTGGTGCATACGGAAAAGAGCGGCGCCTTGTACTGGCGCTCCTGGCGCGAGCCGCTCGAAGGGGAAGGATGGAAGGGTTTTGGTAACTATAAATTTTTGTCGGTACTGTTGCTCCTGGTGATGGGGGTGCTGTACTGGATTTTCAGATAA